From the genome of Deinococcus aerius, one region includes:
- the cydD gene encoding thiol reductant ABC exporter subunit CydD, translated as MRLPGVRPLALACAGLALVTCGLVLAQWSLVARIVNGIFLGRQAPAVLTSAFVALALVWLVRSALVGVRDVIAARAAAHVKREVRGRLLAHLLSLGPLYAAGQRAGELTELVVEGAERLEGFVGRFVPGSVFAAVLPPLLALTVLFLDPLSGLILLFTGPVIVVLLWLVGTMADQAAKAQWLTLGRLSASFVDTLRGLPTLVVFGRDRERLAALRGADEAYRRVTLGVLRTAFLSGFVLEFGATLSTALVAVTVGVRLFEGALPFERAFLVLLLAPEFFAPLRALGADHHASLEARAAGERMFAVLNEEAPGQGGLPVPEGPLRIEFRDVTLQYGERTALRDVSLTLPPGSRLLLVGESGAGKTSVARLLLGFAVPTSGEVRVNGVSLADLDPAAWRERIAYVPERPYLFPGTVRENIRLGRPDATDDEVVEAARAADAHTFISGLAHRYDTEVGAEGARLSGGERLRLALARAFLRDAEVLILDEPTSQLDAGSEEQVRAALERLGQGRTVLTISHRAALHRGHDQVIELEGGRVREPVGEWA; from the coding sequence ATGCGGCTCCCCGGCGTGCGGCCCCTCGCGCTCGCCTGTGCCGGGCTGGCTCTGGTGACGTGTGGGCTCGTCCTGGCGCAGTGGTCTCTGGTCGCGCGAATCGTGAACGGGATTTTTCTGGGGAGGCAGGCGCCCGCCGTCCTGACCTCCGCCTTTGTCGCGCTGGCCCTCGTGTGGCTCGTCCGCTCGGCCCTCGTCGGGGTGAGGGATGTGATCGCTGCCCGCGCCGCAGCGCATGTGAAGAGGGAGGTGCGTGGTCGCCTCCTCGCCCACCTCCTGAGCCTCGGCCCCCTGTACGCCGCCGGGCAGCGGGCGGGCGAACTCACCGAACTCGTGGTGGAGGGCGCCGAGCGGCTGGAGGGCTTCGTCGGGCGCTTCGTGCCGGGTTCGGTGTTCGCCGCCGTCCTGCCGCCCCTCCTCGCGCTGACGGTGCTGTTCCTCGACCCCCTGAGCGGGCTGATCCTGCTCTTCACCGGGCCGGTCATCGTGGTGCTGCTGTGGCTGGTGGGGACGATGGCGGATCAGGCGGCAAAGGCCCAGTGGCTCACGCTGGGCCGCCTGAGCGCGAGCTTTGTGGACACCCTGCGCGGCCTGCCCACGCTGGTGGTCTTCGGGCGCGACCGGGAGCGGCTGGCGGCGCTGCGGGGGGCGGACGAGGCGTACCGCCGGGTTACTCTGGGCGTGCTGCGAACGGCCTTTCTCTCCGGCTTCGTACTCGAATTCGGCGCGACGCTGAGTACGGCCCTCGTGGCCGTGACGGTGGGTGTGCGCCTGTTCGAGGGGGCTCTGCCGTTCGAGCGGGCCTTTCTCGTGCTGCTGCTGGCTCCTGAGTTTTTCGCCCCATTGCGTGCCCTCGGGGCCGACCACCACGCCAGCCTGGAGGCGCGGGCGGCGGGGGAGCGGATGTTCGCGGTGTTGAATGAGGAGGCGCCGGGGCAGGGCGGTCTGCCCGTTCCTGAGGGGCCACTGCGAATTGAGTTCCGCGACGTGACCCTGCAATACGGGGAGCGGACGGCGCTGCGGGACGTGAGCCTCACCCTGCCGCCCGGCTCGCGCCTCCTGCTCGTCGGCGAGAGCGGCGCGGGCAAGACGAGCGTGGCCCGGCTGCTGCTCGGGTTCGCCGTTCCCACGAGCGGGGAGGTGCGGGTGAATGGTGTGTCCCTGGCTGATCTCGACCCGGCGGCGTGGCGGGAGCGAATCGCTTACGTGCCCGAGCGGCCCTACCTCTTTCCCGGCACCGTGCGTGAGAACATCCGGCTGGGCAGGCCGGACGCGACGGACGACGAGGTCGTGGAGGCGGCCCGGGCGGCGGATGCCCACACCTTCATCTCTGGGCTTGCCCACCGCTACGACACGGAGGTGGGGGCCGAGGGCGCGCGGCTGAGCGGCGGCGAACGCCTGCGCCTCGCCCTCGCCCGGGCCTTCCTGCGGGACGCGGAGGTGCTGATCCTCGACGAGCCGACCTCTCAGCTCGACGCGGGAAGCGAGGAACAGGTCCGGGCCGCGCTTGAACGGCTGGGCCAGGGCCGCACCGTCCTCACCATCTCGCACCGGGCAGCGCTGCACCGGGGGCATGACCAGGTCATCGAGCTGGAGGGCGGACGGGTCCGCGAACCCGTGGGGGAGTGGGCGTGA
- the cydC gene encoding thiol reductant ABC exporter subunit CydC yields the protein MSGLWRFVRGGGRARTLGSVLLGAGTVLASVGLLSVSGALISGAALKPESLLVLLPLITSVRLFGISRAALRYGERLVSHDLTFRLLGRVRGEAVAHLARVAPAALVGARGGDLLARVRSDVDELQGVYLRLFAPTLVAALVALVTVALVGFVDPRLAPVTLGLLGLAGVALPALAVRAAAAAGRAQNAARAELGAATLEALHGLPDLVTGGGRPAAEGHFARLLATLEAAETRRARVTGAANAARDALGGCGLIAALLLVGQGVAQGETSGPLLAASALGLLASFEAVGNLGSAWATYGSLRAAAARVDGLRALRPAVEDPERPVNLPADPTLRFEAVRFRYPGVETDVLRDVNLTVRPGERVALVGPSGAGKSTLLGLALRFWDPGAGRVTLGGVDLRDLILADARSRFAWAPQQAEVFGGTLRENLCLAADATDDDLLALLGDLGLDGLLARLPGGLSGWVGEYGAQLSAGERARLSVACALLRPAPVLLLDEPTAHLDPANARRLLRAVEERARDRATLLVTHQPELLGPAWRVVGLG from the coding sequence GTGAGCGGGCTCTGGCGCTTCGTGCGGGGAGGGGGGCGGGCGCGGACGCTTGGCTCGGTCCTGCTCGGGGCCGGAACAGTTCTCGCCTCGGTGGGCCTGCTCTCGGTGTCGGGGGCGCTGATCTCGGGGGCGGCGCTGAAACCCGAGTCCCTGCTCGTCCTGCTGCCGCTGATCACGTCCGTGCGGCTCTTCGGCATCTCGCGGGCCGCGCTGCGCTACGGCGAGCGGCTGGTCTCGCACGACCTGACCTTCCGGCTGCTGGGCCGGGTGCGGGGGGAGGCGGTGGCGCACCTCGCCCGCGTCGCGCCCGCCGCGCTGGTCGGCGCCCGGGGCGGGGACCTCCTCGCGCGCGTCCGCTCGGACGTGGACGAGTTGCAGGGCGTGTACCTGCGCCTCTTTGCCCCCACGCTGGTGGCCGCCCTCGTCGCGCTCGTGACGGTGGCGCTGGTGGGGTTCGTGGATCCCCGGCTCGCGCCCGTGACCCTGGGGCTCCTCGGCCTCGCCGGGGTCGCGCTGCCCGCCCTCGCTGTCCGCGCCGCCGCTGCGGCGGGCCGTGCCCAGAACGCGGCCCGCGCCGAACTTGGGGCCGCCACCCTCGAAGCCCTCCACGGCCTGCCCGACCTCGTGACGGGCGGGGGGCGCCCGGCAGCGGAGGGGCACTTCGCCAGGCTCCTCGCCACGCTGGAGGCGGCGGAAACGCGGCGGGCGCGGGTGACTGGAGCGGCGAACGCGGCGCGGGACGCCCTGGGGGGTTGTGGCCTGATCGCGGCCCTCCTCCTCGTCGGGCAGGGGGTGGCGCAGGGGGAAACGAGTGGCCCCCTCCTCGCCGCGAGCGCCCTGGGCCTGCTGGCGAGCTTTGAGGCGGTCGGGAACCTGGGAAGCGCGTGGGCGACTTACGGTTCCCTGCGCGCCGCTGCCGCCCGCGTAGACGGGCTGCGTGCCCTGCGGCCCGCCGTGGAGGACCCGGAGAGGCCCGTTAACCTCCCCGCCGACCCCACCCTGCGCTTCGAGGCCGTGCGCTTTCGTTACCCCGGTGTAGAGACGGACGTGCTTCGTGACGTGAACCTCACCGTCCGCCCGGGGGAACGGGTCGCCCTGGTTGGGCCGTCCGGCGCCGGGAAGAGCACCCTGCTCGGCCTCGCACTGCGCTTCTGGGACCCGGGGGCGGGGCGGGTCACGCTGGGGGGCGTGGACCTGCGCGACCTGATCCTCGCGGACGCGCGCTCCCGCTTCGCCTGGGCGCCCCAGCAGGCGGAGGTCTTTGGCGGCACCCTGCGCGAGAATCTGTGTCTGGCGGCGGACGCGACGGACGACGACCTCCTGGCCCTGCTCGGTGACCTGGGGCTGGACGGGCTGCTCGCGCGGCTGCCGGGCGGGCTCTCCGGCTGGGTGGGCGAGTACGGGGCGCAGCTCTCGGCGGGTGAGCGGGCGCGGCTCTCGGTGGCCTGCGCCCTGCTGCGCCCCGCGCCCGTCCTGCTGCTGGACGAGCCGACCGCGCACCTCGACCCGGCGAATGCCCGCCGCCTCCTGCGAGCCGTGGAGGAGCGCGCCCGGGACCGCGCCACCCTCCTCGTCACCCACCAGCCCGAGCTGCTGGGACCAGCATGGCGCGTGGTGGGGCTGGGGTGA
- a CDS encoding 16S rRNA (uracil(1498)-N(3))-methyltransferase, translated as MAPHRVRVDALAPEMTLGPREARHLHVLRLREGDEVRVFDGRGAEAGATVALLDDLRAVLTLGERLSGTAETPQPVTLAVALLKGDKLADVVRAATELGAARVQLLVTRHADAREIGAQKLLRLRRVAEEASKQSRRAVTPEVLAPVPLTELTWEGQLFVAQPGSTDRLTDRLSWDTPVTVLTGPEGGLADAEVTELIGRGAVAVTLGPRILRAETAPVALLGAIVATGV; from the coding sequence ATGGCCCCCCACCGCGTCCGGGTGGACGCCCTGGCCCCGGAGATGACCCTCGGCCCCCGCGAGGCGCGGCACCTTCACGTCCTGCGCCTGCGCGAGGGCGATGAGGTGCGGGTGTTCGATGGCCGGGGCGCGGAGGCAGGGGCGACGGTGGCCCTGCTGGACGACCTGCGGGCGGTGCTGACCCTGGGCGAGCGCCTGTCGGGAACGGCGGAGACCCCCCAGCCTGTCACGCTGGCCGTGGCGCTCCTGAAGGGCGACAAGCTGGCGGACGTGGTGCGGGCGGCGACCGAACTCGGCGCGGCACGGGTGCAACTCCTCGTCACCCGGCACGCCGACGCCCGCGAGATCGGGGCGCAGAAGCTCCTCCGCCTGCGCCGCGTCGCCGAGGAGGCCAGCAAGCAGTCGCGCCGCGCGGTCACGCCGGAGGTTCTTGCTCCCGTCCCCCTGACCGAGCTGACCTGGGAGGGCCAACTCTTCGTCGCGCAGCCGGGCAGTACCGACCGCCTCACCGACCGCCTGAGCTGGGACACTCCAGTCACCGTCCTGACCGGTCCCGAGGGCGGCCTGGCGGACGCGGAGGTGACGGAGTTGATCGGGAGGGGCGCGGTCGCCGTGACCCTCGGCCCCCGCATCCTGCGGGCGGAGACGGCGCCGGTCGCGCTGTTGGGGGCCATCGTGGCGACGGGGGTGTAG
- the proC gene encoding pyrroline-5-carboxylate reductase has protein sequence MRLAIVGVGKLGLALLTGVTSRGVMPPGEIGLLDANVLRAGDLADKTGARVIGPPDLRYAERILVSVQPRVFPEISDWLAQESAGYISTMAGVSTGTITRRLGTKRVVRVMPNLAATIGHSQTAITCPREAENAGDLDFARQLFGAVGDVYDLPEHLFNAFTGMSASGPAYAAVVAEALADGGVRMGLPRALAHELAAKLLVASGELLQGRVHPGLLKDEVASPGGTTIAGLEVLEAAGVRGAFMRAVVAATRRGADLGKDQE, from the coding sequence ATGAGACTCGCCATCGTCGGCGTCGGGAAACTCGGCCTCGCCCTGCTCACGGGCGTCACCTCGCGCGGGGTGATGCCGCCCGGCGAGATCGGCCTGCTCGACGCGAACGTCCTGCGGGCCGGGGACCTCGCGGACAAGACGGGCGCCCGCGTGATCGGGCCTCCCGACCTGCGTTACGCCGAGCGCATCCTCGTCAGCGTGCAGCCGCGCGTGTTCCCAGAGATCAGCGACTGGCTCGCGCAGGAAAGTGCCGGGTACATCAGCACGATGGCGGGCGTGAGCACGGGCACCATCACCCGCCGCCTGGGCACCAAGCGCGTCGTGCGGGTCATGCCCAACCTCGCCGCCACCATCGGCCACAGCCAGACGGCGATCACCTGCCCGCGCGAGGCCGAGAACGCGGGCGACCTCGACTTCGCCCGGCAACTGTTCGGGGCGGTCGGCGACGTGTACGACCTGCCCGAGCATCTCTTCAACGCCTTTACCGGCATGAGCGCGTCGGGTCCCGCCTACGCCGCCGTCGTCGCCGAGGCGCTGGCGGACGGCGGCGTGCGGATGGGATTGCCGCGCGCCCTGGCCCACGAACTCGCGGCCAAGCTGCTCGTCGCCAGCGGCGAACTCCTCCAGGGGCGGGTCCACCCCGGCCTGCTCAAGGATGAGGTCGCCAGCCCCGGCGGCACCACCATCGCCGGGCTGGAGGTGCTGGAGGCGGCGGGCGTACGCGGGGCCTTCATGCGCGCGGTGGTGGCTGCAACGCGCAGAGGGGCCGATCTCGGCAAGGATCAGGAGTAG
- a CDS encoding ATP-binding protein, translated as MSLSSRPRGRSRPGLQGRLVRLHLLVLCAMTLVLAGVQTATLYGEARERLGERAITTSRLVARLPAVIQGAAAGVQNAALNAQINALRAEAEADFIVVGNARGIRLAHPVPERLGQPMEGGDNVGPLAGREVVSVARGSLGLSVRGKVPVWQNGRVVGVVSTGYLMPQAWHLVAQALLNLAPWFLLALGLGTVGAVWAARRLRAEILNLEPEQITALVGQHRAVLAALREGVIAADGHGVVTLASDRAAEALPAARVPFLLAPAWPELAGHLAVTGATRQQNVELTLRGQPVLVNVEPLEGGGFVASFRDRAEALALADELTHARGFVDVLRAQTHEYQNRLHVLSGLLQLGRPQEALRVLDAEIEQGVQFRELLRDVQVPRLVALLAGKRERAGELGIDFTVAPGSSLSPAWERHADTLVTAVGNLTENAFEALGGQPGTVTVLIGEDPEGAQIEVEDSGPGVPPEVAARLFTRGASSKGEGRGYGLAGVHARVLALGGEIRYTRRGSQTVFQVNLPPPALSPVLERA; from the coding sequence ATGTCCCTCTCCTCACGTCCGCGGGGCCGGTCGCGCCCAGGGTTGCAGGGCCGCCTGGTGCGCCTGCACCTGCTCGTGCTGTGCGCGATGACGCTGGTGCTCGCGGGGGTGCAGACCGCCACCCTGTACGGGGAGGCGCGCGAGCGGCTGGGCGAGCGAGCGATCACGACGAGCCGTCTGGTCGCTCGGCTGCCCGCCGTCATTCAGGGGGCGGCGGCGGGCGTGCAGAATGCGGCCCTGAACGCCCAGATCAACGCCCTGCGCGCCGAGGCGGAGGCCGACTTCATCGTGGTGGGAAACGCCCGCGGCATCCGGCTCGCGCACCCCGTTCCCGAGCGGCTGGGCCAGCCGATGGAGGGCGGCGACAACGTGGGGCCCCTGGCAGGGCGCGAGGTCGTGAGTGTGGCGCGGGGCAGCCTGGGCCTGAGCGTGCGAGGCAAGGTGCCGGTGTGGCAAAACGGGAGGGTAGTCGGCGTCGTCAGCACCGGCTACCTGATGCCGCAGGCGTGGCACCTGGTCGCGCAGGCCCTGCTGAACCTGGCGCCTTGGTTCCTGCTCGCGCTGGGGTTGGGTACGGTCGGGGCAGTGTGGGCCGCGCGGCGCTTGCGGGCCGAGATCCTGAACCTCGAACCCGAGCAGATCACCGCGCTCGTGGGCCAGCACCGGGCGGTCCTCGCTGCCTTGCGGGAGGGGGTGATCGCGGCGGACGGGCACGGCGTGGTGACCCTCGCCAGCGACCGCGCCGCCGAGGCGCTGCCCGCCGCCCGGGTCCCCTTCCTCCTGGCCCCCGCGTGGCCGGAACTTGCCGGGCATCTCGCCGTCACCGGGGCCACGCGGCAGCAGAACGTGGAACTCACCCTGCGGGGCCAGCCCGTGCTCGTGAATGTCGAGCCGCTGGAGGGCGGGGGTTTCGTCGCCTCCTTCCGTGACCGGGCGGAAGCGCTCGCGCTGGCCGACGAGCTGACCCACGCCCGCGGCTTCGTGGATGTGCTGCGCGCCCAGACGCACGAGTACCAGAACCGGCTGCACGTCCTCTCGGGGCTGCTGCAACTTGGCCGCCCCCAGGAGGCGCTGCGCGTGCTGGACGCCGAGATCGAGCAGGGGGTGCAATTCCGGGAACTGCTGCGCGACGTGCAGGTGCCCCGGCTGGTCGCCCTGCTCGCGGGCAAGCGGGAGCGGGCCGGGGAACTGGGCATCGACTTCACGGTCGCGCCGGGCAGCAGCCTCTCGCCCGCCTGGGAGCGGCACGCGGACACCCTCGTCACGGCGGTGGGCAACCTCACCGAGAACGCCTTCGAGGCGCTGGGGGGCCAGCCCGGCACCGTCACCGTCCTGATCGGCGAGGACCCCGAGGGGGCACAGATCGAGGTGGAGGACTCGGGGCCGGGGGTGCCGCCCGAGGTCGCCGCCCGGCTCTTCACGCGCGGGGCGAGCAGCAAGGGTGAGGGGCGGGGGTACGGCCTGGCCGGGGTCCACGCCCGGGTGCTGGCCCTGGGCGGCGAGATTCGGTATACGCGCCGGGGCAGCCAGACCGTCTTTCAGGTGAATCTGCCCCCGCCCGCCCTGTCGCCCGTATTGGAGCGGGCATGA
- a CDS encoding cytochrome ubiquinol oxidase subunit I → MGPDVLDLSRFQFASTSIFHFFFVSLTVGLAFLIAVMETMAFVHRDRAQIYGNMTNFFGHLFLINFAVGVVTGIVQEFQFGMNWSQYSKFVGNIFGVPLALEVLMAFFLESTFIALWWFGKDRLRPALRLASIWLVAIGTQISAFWIVLANGWMHHPVGYEVVGDQAFLTSFSQVVFNYKAWLYFLHVQGSAWSVAAFFVLGISAYHLLRKQDVEVFSRSLRIGLVFAVIGSVFSATSGHRAAQVARYDQPMKFAAMEAQWETSKSPAPWSAVAIINEKEQRNTFNVEIPYLGSLLAYNRLTGNYEGLIPLQERYERELGPGNYIPPVAWVYWNFRIMVGIGMLMLLAAFGGAFLWWRRRGRLNDTRWYLRALLFTLPLPWIANFCGWITTEMGRQPFMVYGLLTTVEGVSANSYGEVLVGLIGLWIVYLALIGLDIYLLTVTARAGIHHKPEAQMLAAPAPNYAGEGFQGYERRN, encoded by the coding sequence ATGGGTCCCGATGTCCTTGACCTGTCCCGCTTTCAGTTCGCCTCGACCAGCATCTTTCACTTTTTCTTTGTTTCCCTGACGGTGGGGCTGGCCTTTCTGATCGCGGTGATGGAGACCATGGCGTTCGTCCACAGGGACCGCGCGCAGATCTACGGAAACATGACGAACTTCTTCGGGCACCTGTTCCTGATCAATTTCGCGGTCGGCGTGGTGACGGGCATCGTGCAGGAGTTTCAGTTCGGCATGAACTGGAGCCAGTATTCCAAGTTCGTGGGCAACATCTTCGGCGTGCCGCTCGCGCTGGAGGTGCTGATGGCCTTCTTTTTAGAAAGCACCTTCATCGCCCTGTGGTGGTTCGGCAAGGACCGGCTCAGACCTGCTCTCCGCCTGGCGAGCATCTGGCTCGTCGCCATCGGGACCCAGATCAGCGCCTTCTGGATCGTGCTGGCGAACGGCTGGATGCACCACCCCGTCGGGTACGAGGTCGTGGGCGATCAGGCCTTCCTGACGAGCTTTTCGCAGGTCGTGTTCAACTACAAGGCGTGGCTGTACTTCCTGCACGTGCAGGGCTCGGCGTGGTCGGTCGCGGCCTTTTTCGTGCTGGGAATCAGCGCCTACCACCTGCTGAGAAAGCAGGACGTGGAGGTGTTCTCGCGCTCGCTGCGGATCGGGCTGGTGTTCGCCGTCATCGGGTCCGTCTTCTCCGCCACCAGCGGGCACCGGGCCGCCCAGGTGGCCCGCTACGACCAGCCCATGAAGTTCGCCGCAATGGAGGCGCAGTGGGAGACCTCGAAGTCGCCCGCCCCGTGGTCGGCGGTCGCCATCATCAACGAAAAAGAGCAGCGCAACACCTTCAACGTGGAGATTCCCTACCTGGGCTCGCTGCTGGCCTACAACCGCCTGACCGGAAACTACGAGGGGCTGATTCCCCTTCAGGAGCGGTACGAGCGCGAACTCGGGCCGGGGAACTACATCCCGCCCGTGGCCTGGGTGTACTGGAACTTCCGCATCATGGTGGGCATCGGGATGCTGATGCTGCTCGCCGCGTTCGGGGGCGCATTCCTGTGGTGGCGCAGGCGGGGGAGGCTCAACGATACCCGGTGGTATCTGCGCGCCCTGCTCTTCACCCTCCCCCTGCCGTGGATCGCCAACTTCTGCGGCTGGATCACGACCGAGATGGGCCGCCAGCCCTTCATGGTGTACGGCCTGCTCACGACGGTCGAGGGCGTGAGCGCCAACTCCTACGGCGAGGTTCTGGTCGGGCTGATCGGCCTGTGGATCGTGTACCTCGCCCTGATCGGGCTGGACATTTACCTGCTCACCGTGACGGCCCGCGCGGGCATCCACCACAAGCCCGAGGCGCAGATGCTCGCCGCGCCCGCCCCCAACTACGCGGGCGAGGGCTTCCAGGGCTACGAGCGGAGGAACTGA
- a CDS encoding response regulator transcription factor, with product MTRVRVLLVEDDLRVARVNRDLLERDPDVHVVGSAATLAQADALAQALAPDLILLDVHLPDGSGLGLLRHWRAQGRTTDVALITAADDEASVRTALAQGAFDYLIKPFTGARLAEVIARHRARRAPRGTLDQSHLDRLLGVSGNTPEPLPRGIDPHTLERVAAVLEGAGGALSAEEVGDRAHLSRVTAWRYLEHLVRVGRASLDHQYGLAGRPAKLYRARSSLEGEAL from the coding sequence ATGACCCGGGTGCGCGTGCTGCTCGTGGAGGACGACCTGCGGGTCGCCCGGGTGAACCGCGACCTGCTGGAGCGCGACCCGGACGTGCATGTGGTGGGCAGCGCGGCCACGCTGGCCCAGGCGGACGCGCTCGCCCAGGCCCTCGCGCCTGACCTGATCCTGCTCGACGTGCATCTGCCGGACGGGAGCGGGCTGGGGCTGTTGCGGCACTGGCGGGCGCAGGGGCGCACGACGGATGTGGCCCTCATCACCGCCGCCGATGACGAGGCTTCAGTGCGGACGGCGCTGGCGCAGGGGGCCTTCGACTACCTGATCAAGCCGTTCACGGGGGCGCGGCTGGCCGAGGTGATCGCGCGGCACCGTGCCCGCCGCGCTCCACGCGGCACCCTCGATCAGTCGCACCTGGACCGGCTGCTGGGCGTGAGCGGGAATACGCCCGAGCCGCTGCCGCGCGGCATTGACCCACACACCCTGGAACGGGTGGCGGCGGTGCTGGAGGGGGCCGGGGGTGCCCTGAGCGCCGAGGAGGTCGGGGACCGGGCGCACCTCTCGCGGGTGACGGCCTGGCGTTATCTGGAACACCTTGTGCGGGTGGGGCGTGCCAGCCTGGATCACCAGTATGGCCTGGCGGGGCGGCCCGCCAAGCTGTACCGGGCACGCAGTTCGCTGGAAGGGGAGGCTCTCTAA
- a CDS encoding inorganic pyrophosphatase, giving the protein MTGPVGGVVEWTRGTLERFVWRGGELVPYRTEPWPAPVNYGCLPGLLNPADGSEVDAVWLGEPLAVGTRLSGTPSALLHLADGDHKVVFGNLEEHHGGDLLALLAWFPPGRGARLEGPGDAAAWLATLQAGS; this is encoded by the coding sequence GTGACGGGCCCAGTCGGGGGCGTGGTGGAGTGGACGCGCGGCACCCTGGAGCGTTTTGTCTGGCGGGGCGGGGAGCTGGTGCCCTACCGCACCGAGCCCTGGCCCGCCCCGGTGAACTACGGGTGCCTGCCCGGTCTCCTCAACCCCGCTGACGGGTCGGAGGTGGACGCCGTGTGGCTGGGCGAGCCGCTCGCCGTGGGAACGCGGCTTTCAGGAACCCCCTCGGCCCTGCTGCACCTGGCGGACGGGGACCACAAGGTCGTGTTCGGGAACCTGGAGGAACACCACGGCGGCGACCTGCTCGCGCTGCTCGCGTGGTTTCCGCCGGGGCGCGGCGCCCGGCTGGAGGGGCCGGGGGACGCGGCGGCGTGGCTGGCAACACTTCAGGCCGGGTCCTGA
- the cydB gene encoding cytochrome d ubiquinol oxidase subunit II — MDLVTLWFWLIALTFTLYFFLEGFDFGVDILRPFLARNEAEERALVGTIGPFWDGNEVWAIAAAGVMFSTFPVWYGTLFSGLYPVFVIILLSLLMRGVSFEYRNQVESQRWRSFWDWMSFLGSLIPSFFWGLTMAKLIEGLPINADERVLGGFAEVFTPFSVVGGLATTLLFMLHGANFLLLRLHKDTELYNRARAAALFWGALATVAILAFVVMGYVTEGLFNSFGVLPWLFPVAAALTLGSIWYGLTRRRDVLAFLMSSLTIVFSTVTIFIALYTRQVVLPSTLNPEYSLSLRESASQPYTLVLMTWVGAIFLPLIIGYQVWNYYIFRERVRPEEGGLNKGYD; from the coding sequence ATGGACCTCGTGACCCTCTGGTTTTGGCTGATCGCGCTGACCTTCACCCTCTACTTCTTCCTGGAGGGCTTCGACTTCGGGGTGGATATCCTGCGGCCCTTCCTGGCGCGCAACGAGGCCGAGGAGCGGGCGCTCGTGGGCACCATCGGCCCCTTCTGGGACGGCAACGAGGTCTGGGCCATCGCGGCGGCGGGGGTGATGTTCTCGACCTTTCCGGTGTGGTACGGGACCCTCTTCAGCGGCCTGTACCCGGTCTTCGTGATTATCCTGCTCTCGCTGCTGATGCGGGGCGTGTCGTTCGAGTACCGCAACCAGGTGGAGTCGCAGCGCTGGCGCTCCTTCTGGGACTGGATGTCGTTTCTGGGCAGCCTGATCCCCTCGTTCTTCTGGGGTCTGACGATGGCGAAGCTGATCGAGGGCCTGCCCATCAATGCCGACGAGCGGGTGCTGGGCGGCTTTGCCGAGGTCTTTACCCCCTTCTCGGTGGTGGGGGGCCTGGCGACGACGCTGCTGTTCATGCTGCACGGGGCGAACTTCCTGCTCCTGCGGCTGCACAAGGACACGGAGCTGTATAACCGTGCCCGCGCCGCCGCTCTTTTTTGGGGCGCACTCGCCACCGTCGCCATCCTCGCCTTCGTGGTCATGGGGTACGTCACCGAGGGGCTCTTCAACTCCTTCGGCGTGCTGCCGTGGCTCTTCCCGGTCGCCGCCGCGCTCACCCTGGGAAGCATCTGGTACGGGCTGACCCGGCGGCGGGACGTGCTCGCCTTCCTGATGAGCAGCCTGACCATCGTGTTCTCCACCGTGACCATCTTTATCGCGCTGTACACCCGGCAGGTCGTGTTGCCCTCGACCCTCAACCCCGAGTACAGCCTGAGCCTGCGGGAGAGTGCCAGCCAGCCGTACACCCTGGTGCTGATGACGTGGGTGGGCGCGATTTTCCTGCCGCTGATCATCGGGTATCAGGTCTGGAACTACTACATCTTCCGCGAGCGCGTCCGGCCCGAGGAGGGCGGGCTCAACAAGGGGTACGACTGA
- a CDS encoding 50S ribosomal protein L11 methyltransferase, with the protein MLVYHLPGTLETRETDLDLLWEAGATGLEERGGTIRAYFDARVTLPGEVSDGEWREEADQDWQAEFKRTLRPVRAGRVTIVPPWLREEVEPGQLPLVIEPGMAFGTGHHETTRLAVEALSGLNLAELGPNGTGARVLDVGTGSGVLAIAAVMLGARTALGLDIDPITIPIARENAEINGVQDRTMFVEGALGETEIYFNERGLVGYDVIVANLYAELHDLLVAEYAAHVVRGKPVILTGILTAKLPLVRAALEREGFTDVQETLEGEWALVTARAPLG; encoded by the coding sequence ATGCTCGTGTACCACCTGCCCGGCACCCTGGAAACCCGCGAAACCGACCTCGACCTGCTGTGGGAGGCGGGCGCGACCGGGTTGGAGGAGCGCGGGGGCACCATCCGGGCCTATTTCGACGCGCGGGTAACCCTCCCCGGCGAAGTCTCGGACGGCGAGTGGCGCGAGGAGGCCGACCAGGACTGGCAGGCCGAGTTCAAGCGCACCCTGCGCCCGGTGCGGGCGGGCCGAGTGACCATCGTGCCGCCCTGGCTGCGGGAGGAGGTGGAGCCCGGCCAGCTTCCCCTCGTGATCGAGCCCGGCATGGCTTTCGGCACCGGGCACCACGAGACGACCCGGCTGGCGGTGGAGGCGCTCTCGGGGCTGAATCTGGCCGAGCTGGGGCCGAATGGGACGGGAGCGCGGGTGCTGGACGTGGGCACCGGCAGCGGCGTCCTCGCCATCGCGGCGGTGATGCTGGGGGCGCGTACGGCGCTCGGATTGGACATCGACCCCATCACCATCCCGATTGCGCGCGAGAACGCGGAGATTAACGGCGTACAGGACCGCACGATGTTCGTGGAGGGGGCGCTGGGTGAGACGGAGATTTACTTCAACGAGCGCGGCCTGGTGGGGTACGACGTGATCGTCGCCAACCTCTACGCGGAGTTGCACGACCTGCTCGTGGCCGAGTACGCCGCGCATGTCGTTCGAGGAAAGCCGGTCATCCTGACAGGCATCCTGACCGCCAAGCTGCCCCTCGTGCGCGCCGCGCTGGAGCGCGAGGGCTTCACGGACGTTCAGGAGACCCTGGAGGGCGAGTGGGCGCTCGTGACGGCCCGCGCGCCGCTGGGCTGA